AACGGGTGAACATAACTATCCGAAACTGGAACTGGTGCGCCTAACCATTCCGCGCCGGGTTTATACTCAAGCCCATATGGATGTGGTTGCTGAGTCTGTTGAAGCGGTATATGAAAACGCGAAAGATATCAAAGGACTCAAGTTTGTGTATGAGCCGGAGTATCTGCGGTTCTTCCAATCCAGATTTGAAGTGCTTTAAGTCACTAATTCTCTTAAATAAACCCTCCAAGGGTTCTGAACCCTTGGAGGGTTTTTTAATTCCACACTCAAAATTGCAAAACATGTGCCGTGCCTACGGCACTTTCTCATCTCTTATCTTTCAATGTTCCCCACATTGAAATGTGGGGCTAATGTATAATTCGTGTCTAACGACACTTGTAATAGCCAAAACAATTTTATTTTATTTACTGGGGTCTTTTCAATAGCTAAAACAATTGTAACAGTAACAATCTGCTTATCACTAATACGGAGTTAATGTCAAAACCAAATGGCGTAGCCATGACCAAACTCATAGCCACAGGTTTCAACCTGTGGTAAATAAATATCAAATCCACACCAAATACCGTAGGTATGAGGCACATTAACCTCGAGAAGAAATGAATAAAACGAGATCAAACTAAATCTTTACGAAATTCAGCTATTTAAGTAGCCAAATTTGAATTTTAAGATATTCAGGATTTTGAAAACCTTGGAGGTTTTTTTAATAAAGTCAACTCTTCTTATTCCTTCTCCACCGTCAATAACCCCTCGACTTCCAAAAACTCCATGGTTTCCACAGCGTGACGCATATGTGGGATGACAATACTCCCTCCAACAATCATGGCTACATTCATCGCATCGACCAGCTCATCTTTTGTGAATCCGGCTTTGGCACACTGCTCCAGGTGATAATCGATACAGTCGTTGCAACGCAGAACAGCCGAAGCCACCAAACCCAATAACTCTTTTGTCTCTCCTGTTAATGCACCATCACGATAGGTATTACTATCCAGATTGAAGAACCTTTTGACTCCCAGATGATCCAGATCCATTATTTTGTCGTTCATCTCTGAACGTTTCTCACGAAAATCTTCTAGTCTGTTTGTTTTTTTTGACATATTCTAATTGATTAAAGCAAATAGTACATTGAATTATCTAATGACGGCAATTTACAAATTTTCAACTCGTGTTTTTTAGACAGAAAACTTACAGACATAAACTGGTGGCAATGGGCGATAGTCTCGCCCAGGGATTCAAAAATGGCGGGATCTACCGAACAGATCTCAGCTTTCCGGCACTATTGAGTCGTGCAATGGGTGATTATTCTCAAATGGATCTGCCATCCTTTTCTGCTCAGGCCGGGATCCCAATCAACATGGAAGTACTTGTTCGGGGTCTTGAAGAAAATATTGGAGATGATATTAATCTGCTCAACTCCGTTCAGGCGGGGCATCATATCTATTCAACCCTGAAACGAATAAAATCTTACTGGGAAGGTCAGGTTATCTCCCTCAAAAATGAGGACCAGCAGACACCTTACCACAATCAGGCTATCTGGGGATTTTCAATCAGCGACTGCTGGCTGCTGAACGAAAAGTTCTGCCGGGAATATATTCGAAATAATAAAACTCAGTATTCGGTATTCAACGTACTGCCTGATCAGGGGATGTATACTACTGCCCGATTAGTACTGAACCCAACGTTTGACAACAAATTTGAGAATCACACTCAGGTTGATAATATCAGAGAACTAAGTGATAATGGAGGAATTGAAAACCTTATCGCCTGCTTAGGCCATAACAACGTAGTAGGTGCTGTTACAAAACTGAAAATTGAGTATTCAACAGAGAGCGATATCAATGTACCTTTTAATGAGAGAAGGTGTACAGTCTTTCGGCCGGAGCATTTTGAGCAGGAGTTGAAAACGTTATACAGCAAACTGAGTGAGATGAATATCAAGCGGGTGTTTGTGCCAACAATCCCATATGTCACCATTCCGCCGGCCATTCGCGGGGTTAACAGTGACTTGTACGTGCCTATAGACGGATATTTTGATTACTACGCCAGATTCTGGATTTGGGATGAGGATTTTGACCCTGATAAACACCCCCATCTTACCAGGGATGACGCCATTGAACTGGATGAAATTGTAGATCAATATAATCACACTATCAAAAAGCTGGCGGA
This is a stretch of genomic DNA from Rhodohalobacter barkolensis. It encodes these proteins:
- a CDS encoding carboxymuconolactone decarboxylase family protein, with amino-acid sequence MSKKTNRLEDFREKRSEMNDKIMDLDHLGVKRFFNLDSNTYRDGALTGETKELLGLVASAVLRCNDCIDYHLEQCAKAGFTKDELVDAMNVAMIVGGSIVIPHMRHAVETMEFLEVEGLLTVEKE